Proteins co-encoded in one Nonomuraea helvata genomic window:
- a CDS encoding L-aspartate oxidase translates to MSAPAIPLRLTAPAPGWTVEADVVVVGSGIAGLTVALRYAELEPHAKVLVVTKDVLSAGSTRWAQGGIAAVLDPRDTPDEHLNDTLLAGVGLCDTRAVRTLVTEGPGALRRLMARGARFDRTPEGELQLTREGGHRRRRIVHAGGDATGAEVQRALVEAARAEQRIEVIEHALVLDLLKDARGRATGVTLHVMGEGARDGVGAVRARAVVLATGGMGQVYAATTNPAVSTGDGVALALRAGAVVRDIEFVQFHPTVLWLGEGSTGQQPLISEAVRGEGAYLVDHEGVRFMQGVHELADLAPRDVVAKAIMRRIEETGRDHMYLDGRHFGRETWESRFPTIYAVCREHGIDPATEPIPIAPAAHYASGGVRTDLHGRTSIEGLYACGEVACTGVHGANRLASNSLLEGLVFAERIAEDVHAVRPTPGEPVEDRAATGLVDPRVRPRIQAHMSTGASVLRSRGSLLATAKALRDARWTPVEVAACTESWEATNLLTVATVLTGAAAARLETRGSHWREDYDTRDDNDWLGHLDVTLTEEGPRMTYTPHEDAMPSRLAQELTAAGLDPAEVDALIDRALAEDLQEAGDVTSLATIPAEQVCAGDVVARKDGIVAGLAVAEAVFVRLGAARTERKAKDGERMRAGDVLMTVEGPVRAMLTAERTALNLLTHLSGVATLTGRWVEAISGTAARVRDSRKTLPGLRALEKYAVRCGGGVNHRMSLSDAALIKDNHVVAAGGVAEAFRAVRERYPDLPIEVEIDRLDQLEAVLDEGAEEILLDNFTIEDTAHAVQVVKNRAKNRVALEASGGLTLESARGVAETGVDYLAVGALTHSAPALDIALDLRG, encoded by the coding sequence ATGAGTGCACCGGCGATTCCCCTGCGGCTGACCGCGCCCGCACCCGGCTGGACCGTGGAAGCGGACGTGGTGGTCGTCGGCTCGGGCATCGCGGGCCTGACCGTGGCCCTGCGCTACGCCGAGCTCGAGCCGCACGCCAAGGTGCTGGTCGTCACCAAGGACGTGCTCTCAGCGGGCTCCACCCGATGGGCACAGGGTGGCATCGCGGCCGTGCTCGATCCCCGTGACACCCCCGACGAGCACCTGAACGACACACTGCTCGCCGGCGTCGGGCTGTGCGACACGCGGGCCGTGCGCACGCTCGTCACGGAGGGTCCCGGCGCGCTGCGGCGGCTCATGGCCCGTGGCGCCCGCTTCGACCGCACTCCCGAGGGCGAGCTTCAGCTCACGCGGGAGGGCGGCCACCGGCGGCGCCGGATCGTGCACGCGGGCGGCGACGCGACGGGGGCGGAGGTGCAGCGGGCGCTCGTCGAGGCGGCCCGCGCCGAGCAGCGCATCGAGGTGATCGAGCACGCGCTGGTGCTCGACCTGCTCAAGGACGCCAGGGGCCGGGCCACGGGCGTGACGCTGCACGTCATGGGCGAGGGCGCACGCGACGGGGTGGGCGCGGTGCGCGCGAGGGCGGTGGTGCTGGCCACCGGCGGCATGGGCCAGGTGTACGCCGCCACCACCAACCCCGCCGTCTCCACCGGCGACGGGGTCGCGCTCGCGCTGCGGGCCGGGGCCGTGGTGCGCGACATCGAGTTCGTCCAGTTCCACCCGACCGTGCTCTGGCTCGGCGAGGGCTCGACGGGTCAGCAACCGCTGATTTCCGAGGCGGTCAGGGGCGAGGGCGCGTACCTGGTGGATCACGAGGGGGTCCGGTTCATGCAGGGCGTGCATGAGCTGGCCGACCTGGCGCCGCGCGACGTCGTGGCCAAGGCGATCATGCGCAGGATAGAGGAGACGGGCCGCGACCACATGTACCTCGACGGCCGCCACTTCGGCCGCGAGACGTGGGAGTCCCGCTTCCCCACCATCTACGCCGTCTGCCGCGAACACGGCATCGACCCGGCGACCGAGCCGATCCCCATCGCCCCGGCCGCCCATTACGCGAGCGGCGGCGTACGCACGGACCTGCACGGACGTACCTCGATCGAGGGCCTGTACGCGTGCGGCGAGGTGGCCTGCACCGGCGTGCACGGCGCGAACCGGCTGGCCTCGAACTCCCTGCTGGAGGGGCTCGTCTTCGCCGAACGCATCGCCGAGGACGTCCACGCGGTACGCCCGACGCCCGGCGAGCCGGTCGAGGACCGAGCGGCGACCGGGCTGGTGGATCCGAGGGTCAGGCCCAGGATCCAGGCCCACATGAGCACGGGGGCGAGCGTGCTGCGCAGCCGCGGGTCGCTGCTCGCCACGGCCAAGGCGCTGCGTGACGCCCGCTGGACACCGGTCGAGGTGGCCGCCTGCACCGAGTCCTGGGAGGCCACGAACCTGCTCACCGTCGCCACCGTGCTCACCGGCGCGGCGGCGGCGAGGCTCGAGACCCGTGGCTCACACTGGCGCGAGGACTACGACACCCGTGACGACAACGACTGGCTCGGCCATCTGGACGTGACCCTGACCGAGGAGGGGCCCCGCATGACGTACACGCCTCACGAGGACGCGATGCCGTCGCGCCTGGCGCAGGAGCTCACCGCCGCCGGGCTCGACCCCGCTGAGGTGGACGCGCTGATCGACCGGGCGCTGGCCGAGGACCTGCAGGAGGCGGGCGACGTGACCAGCCTGGCCACGATCCCGGCCGAGCAGGTCTGCGCGGGCGACGTGGTGGCCCGCAAGGACGGCATCGTGGCGGGGCTGGCCGTGGCCGAGGCGGTGTTCGTCCGGCTGGGCGCCGCCCGTACGGAGCGGAAGGCCAAGGACGGCGAGCGGATGCGGGCCGGGGACGTGCTGATGACGGTCGAGGGGCCGGTGCGGGCCATGCTGACGGCCGAGCGCACGGCGCTCAACCTGCTCACGCACCTGTCGGGAGTGGCCACGCTGACCGGCAGGTGGGTGGAGGCGATCAGCGGCACGGCGGCGCGTGTGCGTGACAGCCGCAAGACGCTGCCCGGGCTGCGGGCCCTGGAGAAGTACGCCGTGCGCTGTGGCGGCGGCGTGAACCACCGGATGTCGCTGTCGGACGCCGCGCTGATCAAGGACAACCACGTGGTGGCGGCCGGCGGGGTGGCCGAGGCGTTCAGGGCGGTCAGGGAGCGCTACCCGGATCTGCCGATCGAGGTGGAGATCGACCGGCTCGATCAGCTCGAGGCGGTGCTGGACGAGGGGGCCGAGGAGATCCTGCTGGACAACTTCACGATCGAGGACACCGCCCATGCCGTACAAGTGGTGAAAAATCGGGCGAAAAACAGGGTTGCGCTTGAGGCGAGCGGGGGATTGACCTTGGAATCGGCTCGTGGTGTGGCCGAAACTGGCGTTGACTACCTGGCGGTGGGGGCGCTGACGCACTCTGCGCCGGCCCTGGACATCGCACTGGATCTGCGGGGGTAA
- a CDS encoding chaplin — translation MLKKVMVVAGAVVMLSLAAPAHADITSGEGGVLSGNQIHAPINIPINVCGNAVAVIGIAFAGCKGGAHVYAPSHH, via the coding sequence GTGCTCAAGAAGGTCATGGTCGTCGCGGGAGCCGTCGTCATGCTGTCGCTCGCGGCCCCGGCGCACGCCGACATCACCAGCGGCGAGGGCGGCGTGCTCAGCGGCAACCAGATCCACGCCCCGATCAACATCCCGATCAACGTCTGCGGCAACGCCGTGGCCGTCATCGGCATCGCGTTCGCCGGCTGCAAGGGCGGCGCCCACGTCTACGCGCCGAGCCACCACTGA
- the panC gene encoding pantoate--beta-alanine ligase, giving the protein MELIVARSRDDLVKARRGGEVALVPTMGALHEGHRSLIRQARARADQVVVSIFVNPLQFGPSEDFSRYPRTFDSDLDVCRAEGVDVVFHPDVEVMYASDRQVSVSAGHMGTIVEGAYRPGHFDGVLTVVLKLFNLVQPDLAVFGQKDAQQLALIRRMVADLDLPIEILGAPTVREPDGLALSSRNRYLSDDDRQVALALSRALRAGAAQLTPARIRAAAQEVLDAAGHGLEVDYLALVDPATFADVDEAYRGTAVLAVAAKVGTTRLIDNVTLTLNPV; this is encoded by the coding sequence ATGGAGCTGATCGTCGCCAGGAGCCGGGACGACCTGGTCAAGGCGCGTCGTGGTGGTGAGGTGGCGCTGGTGCCGACCATGGGCGCGCTGCACGAGGGCCACCGGTCGCTGATCAGGCAGGCCCGTGCCCGTGCCGATCAGGTCGTGGTCAGCATTTTCGTCAACCCCCTGCAATTCGGTCCAAGCGAGGATTTTTCCCGCTATCCCCGTACGTTCGACTCCGACCTCGACGTGTGCCGGGCGGAAGGCGTGGACGTCGTCTTCCACCCGGACGTCGAGGTGATGTACGCCTCCGACCGCCAGGTGAGCGTCTCGGCGGGCCACATGGGCACGATCGTCGAGGGGGCGTACCGCCCGGGCCACTTCGACGGCGTGCTCACGGTCGTGCTCAAGCTGTTCAACCTCGTCCAGCCCGACCTCGCGGTCTTCGGCCAGAAGGACGCCCAGCAGCTCGCCCTCATCCGCCGCATGGTCGCCGACCTCGACCTGCCGATCGAGATCCTGGGCGCGCCCACCGTGCGCGAGCCCGACGGCCTGGCCCTGTCGAGCCGTAACCGCTACCTGTCCGACGACGACCGGCAGGTGGCGCTGGCGCTCTCCCGCGCCCTGCGGGCGGGCGCGGCGCAGCTCACCCCGGCCAGGATCCGCGCGGCGGCGCAGGAGGTGCTCGACGCGGCCGGACACGGGCTCGAGGTCGACTACCTCGCGCTGGTCGACCCGGCCACGTTCGCCGACGTGGACGAGGCGTACAGGGGGACGGCCGTGCTCGCGGTGGCCGCCAAGGTCGGCACGACCAGGCTGATCGACAACGTCACCCTCACCCTGAATCCCGTCTGA
- a CDS encoding SAM-dependent methyltransferase, translating to MWLTWRAATERALYGEEGFYLRERPSGHFRTSVSASTAFADAVLALLAEVDAELGGPDVLDLVDIGAGEGTLVTQVLAAAKPALRDRLRVTAVDLSPRPEGLPQRVAWHRSVPSGITGLAIANEWLDNVPLDVVEQTADGPRLIMVDVHTGEERLGGPPCPDDRAWLDRWWPLPRVGARAEIGRPRDEAWASVLVRLNRGRAIAIDYAHAVDNRPLCGTLTGYRDGAVVAPIPDGTCDITAHVALDACAEAGCRAGAISTTFSTQRDALKALGITGTRPPIDLAHADPRAYVRALARASEEGELIDPAGLGGFGWLSQRR from the coding sequence ATGTGGCTCACCTGGCGCGCCGCGACGGAGCGTGCGCTGTATGGCGAGGAGGGCTTCTACCTCCGCGAACGCCCTTCGGGCCACTTCCGCACCTCGGTCAGCGCCTCGACGGCGTTCGCCGACGCGGTGCTGGCCCTGCTGGCGGAGGTGGACGCCGAGCTCGGCGGCCCCGACGTGCTCGACCTGGTCGACATCGGCGCGGGCGAGGGCACGCTGGTCACCCAGGTGCTCGCCGCCGCCAAGCCCGCGCTGCGCGACCGGCTCCGCGTCACGGCCGTGGACCTCTCCCCCAGGCCCGAGGGCCTGCCCCAGCGGGTGGCCTGGCACCGGAGCGTGCCCAGCGGCATCACCGGCCTGGCCATCGCCAACGAGTGGCTCGACAACGTGCCGCTCGACGTGGTCGAGCAGACCGCCGACGGGCCGCGGCTCATCATGGTCGACGTCCACACGGGCGAGGAGCGCCTCGGCGGCCCGCCGTGCCCCGACGACCGCGCCTGGCTCGACCGGTGGTGGCCGCTGCCGCGCGTGGGCGCGCGCGCGGAGATCGGCCGCCCCCGTGACGAGGCCTGGGCCTCCGTCCTGGTGCGCCTCAACCGCGGCCGGGCGATTGCCATTGATTATGCACATGCTGTGGATAACCGGCCGCTCTGTGGCACGTTGACCGGTTACCGCGACGGCGCGGTCGTTGCCCCGATCCCCGACGGGACCTGCGACATCACGGCTCATGTGGCGCTCGACGCGTGCGCGGAGGCAGGATGCAGGGCCGGTGCGATATCCACAACGTTTTCCACACAGCGCGACGCGCTGAAGGCATTGGGGATCACCGGCACCCGGCCGCCCATCGACCTCGCCCATGCCGATCCGCGGGCCTATGTACGGGCTCTGGCCAGAGCCTCGGAGGAGGGCGAGCTGATCGATCCGGCCGGTCTCGGCGGCTTCGGCTGGCTCAGCCAGCGGCGCTGA
- a CDS encoding Rossmann-like and DUF2520 domain-containing protein, with protein MDAGDRPARLTVGVLGAGKVGSALGAALAQAGHRIVAASGVSDDSQRWAADRLGVKLSRPDEVVAAAQLVLLTVPDDALPDLVTGLAATGADLQGKMLVHTSGAYGLSVLDPAARAGALPLALHPVMTFTGRDDDLNKLTGISYGVTAPDLLRPIAEALVIEMGGEPVWIADADRALYHAALAGAANHMVTLIAESQELLGRIGVEHPGRMLGPLLGAALDNVLRLGIAGLTGPVVRGDAGTVRKHVDALILAAPEAADAYIALARLTADRALAAGLLKPEEAERLLDALGGNIWT; from the coding sequence ATGGACGCAGGGGATCGCCCGGCACGGCTGACCGTCGGCGTGCTCGGAGCGGGCAAGGTCGGCTCGGCCCTCGGGGCTGCGCTGGCGCAGGCGGGGCACCGGATCGTGGCCGCGAGCGGTGTATCCGACGATTCACAGCGATGGGCGGCCGACCGGCTCGGCGTCAAGCTGTCCAGACCCGACGAGGTGGTCGCGGCGGCCCAGCTCGTCCTGCTCACCGTGCCCGACGACGCCCTGCCCGACCTGGTCACAGGGCTCGCCGCCACGGGCGCCGACCTGCAGGGGAAGATGCTGGTGCACACCAGCGGGGCGTACGGGCTGTCCGTGCTCGACCCGGCGGCCAGGGCCGGCGCGCTGCCGCTGGCGCTGCACCCGGTGATGACGTTCACGGGCAGGGACGACGACCTCAACAAGCTCACCGGCATCTCGTACGGCGTGACCGCCCCCGACCTGCTGCGGCCGATCGCGGAGGCGCTGGTGATCGAGATGGGCGGCGAGCCCGTCTGGATCGCCGACGCCGACCGCGCGCTCTACCACGCGGCGCTGGCCGGGGCCGCCAACCACATGGTCACGCTCATCGCCGAGTCGCAGGAACTGCTGGGGCGCATCGGCGTCGAGCACCCGGGACGGATGCTGGGCCCGCTGCTCGGCGCCGCGCTCGACAACGTGCTGAGGCTGGGCATCGCCGGGCTGACCGGGCCGGTCGTCCGGGGCGACGCGGGCACGGTGCGCAAGCACGTCGACGCGCTGATCCTGGCGGCGCCCGAGGCGGCCGACGCCTACATCGCGCTGGCCCGCCTCACGGCCGACCGGGCGCTGGCCGCGGGGCTGCTCAAGCCGGAGGAGGCGGAGCGGCTGCTCGACGCGCTCGGGGGCAATATATGGACGTGA